A region of Bacteroidota bacterium DNA encodes the following proteins:
- the tsaE gene encoding tRNA (adenosine(37)-N6)-threonylcarbamoyltransferase complex ATPase subunit type 1 TsaE, which translates to MKPIIFIFDDKYFIMIVFENYGIADLEQVSTEIIRLAKGKKIWTFNGEMGAGKTTLIKSVCKQLGVTDEVSSPTFSLVNEYKTTNGSKVFHFDFYRIKNIEEAFDIGYEDYFDSGSVCLIEWPEKIESLLLQEDPFVIDIAVIENKRQISVN; encoded by the coding sequence ATGAAACCAATAATATTTATTTTTGATGATAAATATTTTATAATGATTGTATTTGAAAACTACGGAATAGCCGATTTGGAGCAGGTTTCAACCGAAATAATCCGCTTGGCTAAAGGTAAAAAAATCTGGACTTTTAATGGAGAGATGGGAGCGGGGAAAACAACATTAATAAAATCTGTTTGTAAGCAACTAGGTGTTACAGATGAGGTAAGCAGCCCTACTTTTTCTTTGGTAAATGAGTATAAAACTACCAATGGCAGTAAGGTTTTTCATTTCGATTTTTACAGGATTAAAAATATAGAAGAAGCCTTTGATATAGGCTACGAAGATTATTTTGACAGTGGTTCCGTGTGTTTAATAGAATGGCCGGAAAAAATTGAATCCTTGTTATTGCAAGAAGATCCTTTTGTTATAGATATTGCTGTAATCGAAAATAAACGACAAATAAGCGTTAACTAA
- a CDS encoding C25 family cysteine peptidase, giving the protein MKKLILLVSILFINLGLFGQSLGNEWIQNNQAYYKIKISEEGVYKIDSTTLAQLGINLNGLHPKRFQLFKNGIEQYCFIPNEGDGAFNTGDYILFYAGKNDGKLDAELYRTAKEQPHQFNSLFTDTAVYFLTILPVSSPIQTKRFSTFNESNYAAYTPESYFIKKTTIAPLDEYYRGTFYSVDREAYYLSEYVDGESWMGSKFGLTDSRIYWLNTPNISNVGPSPVLESKVFGVSNAATSGNNHHLQIGVAANGGGFTTIKDTTYLGYIETSYFIPLSASNIGSATTQFKFETLADLGITSDFSALSYLTLSYASNFTLSGTSTLNFSHIAQQSSSRIYFQFANYTKSSPNILDLTSNRKITCSLTGTDLKALAENFNQEQKFFVYDDTDIKNISSLEPVDMNYVSSTLNYNFIIISNKKLSAAAANYKNYRAQSYNTLLTFSEDLYNQFSYGYEHPLAVKHFLKYLYTNQSQKPEYLLLLGRGYQNNLVRNNFQDAYNKNLVPAIGEPASDNMFTFGLDVSKPYAPGIATGRIPAATNQEVQNYLDKLIYYETNPDSLADWRKQVLHLSGGSESEQITYTNQINGNKSQISTTFFGGNVTSFNKTSSEPVETGIREILIGELNKGKGLMTFLGHGSLTVLDVDFGGINNIQNQNKYTFFYFNGCNIGNASDADPNGTGNIYGKDFLVANNKGAIGWLAHSNLTLTGSLFSQMNTMYGNLSKNMYGKSIGQIIAQSLSETTTSGGVFEISHSYQLVYQGDPALRLASPTLPDYAITQQNIFLSNKDINAQVDSFQLNAIIKNMGKAIDDTLLVTVEHYLPNNNLITYDSISLIAPYYMDTLSLNLKSFGSSMVGNNTFKVIVDKRNSKTEANKQNNSESTTVFIPGSGLNILSPLNYALHNSDSVELIAQNNDLLAKDKEYIFEIDSSLNFNTSSTFYQTSGIIKFNDLAKWKIKLAANDSIVYYWRARFNLPANQGGAWVSASFTKIQNSTFGFRQSAFDQYSNTSFNEETMFNSVKKRLEFADNELNLGMQNKRFDHRNMGVIIPYQLNAGVGSCISQGTVALVFEPYQAEIPYELPNYPFNCAFVQSNKTNRSYRYYPFDTRTVGGREEFRTFIDSIPSGYYVAIFSRYDSGIDHWDTATLNSLSKIGATKISQIKSKNTAWAIISMKDAPINFAAEDTVNNDSLGALVDQGMVSLPPAANQPQDTRFIKIIKPLVTKWYRGSIVSKPFGPVNSWSKLLYSFDETDVSPNSKYHIDIIGVNKQGADTLIYTNITSSNVDLSLIDAKLIPYLKLKIDMEDSTKRTPQQFGYWQIEATPAAEAKLSPNLVFTVKNNPIEEGDSLLVEIGIENIGKITFDTANLNIKIVDESRVTKYQSNDTILPLAINSNYTFSKKLPTLGLSQNNQVQFTLNNEKTVQELTYINNYISTNLTVTNDNSNPYISVTFDGVKIMSGDIVSPQPTIQITSTDNNKFILQNDTSKFSLWIKKQSNFDFEKIYINNSDVQFIPASDKNNKATLIYKPKNLADDTYTLKVQTADAVGNKSGSNDYEVNFKVINKSTITNFFPYPNPGTTNIRFIFTLTGSKTPDDLLIRIMTITGKVVKEITRQEFGAIKIGNNISEYAWDGNDMYGDRLANGVYLYQVITRINERSIETSKSNATDKYFTEGVGKIYLMR; this is encoded by the coding sequence ATGAAGAAATTAATTTTACTTGTCAGTATCCTGTTTATTAACTTAGGCCTATTTGGTCAGTCTTTGGGTAATGAATGGATACAAAATAATCAGGCCTACTATAAAATTAAGATTTCGGAAGAGGGTGTTTATAAAATAGACTCCACTACCTTGGCTCAACTGGGAATTAATTTAAACGGTTTACATCCTAAACGTTTTCAATTATTTAAAAACGGCATTGAACAATATTGTTTTATACCTAACGAAGGCGATGGAGCATTTAACACTGGTGATTATATATTATTTTATGCCGGTAAAAACGATGGCAAATTGGATGCTGAGCTATACAGAACGGCAAAAGAACAACCGCATCAGTTTAATAGTTTGTTTACAGATACAGCCGTTTATTTTTTAACCATATTACCTGTCTCAAGTCCTATACAAACAAAAAGGTTCAGCACTTTTAATGAATCGAATTACGCAGCTTATACACCTGAAAGTTATTTTATAAAAAAAACAACCATTGCCCCGCTTGATGAATATTACAGGGGTACTTTTTACAGTGTAGACAGGGAAGCTTATTACCTCTCGGAATACGTGGATGGCGAAAGCTGGATGGGCAGTAAGTTTGGATTAACTGACAGCAGGATTTATTGGCTCAATACCCCAAACATAAGCAATGTGGGACCTAGCCCTGTTCTTGAATCAAAGGTATTTGGAGTAAGTAATGCTGCTACTTCCGGTAACAACCATCATTTACAAATTGGTGTGGCTGCAAATGGCGGAGGCTTTACTACCATAAAAGATACTACTTACTTAGGCTATATTGAAACAAGCTATTTTATACCATTGAGTGCTTCCAATATTGGCTCTGCTACCACACAATTTAAATTTGAAACTCTGGCTGATTTAGGTATTACCAGCGATTTTAGTGCTTTATCGTATTTAACGCTTTCATACGCCAGTAACTTTACTTTAAGTGGCACAAGCACTTTAAACTTTAGCCATATAGCACAACAAAGCAGCAGCCGTATTTACTTTCAATTTGCCAACTATACCAAAAGCAGTCCTAATATATTGGACTTAACTAGCAACAGGAAAATTACCTGTAGTTTAACGGGAACAGATTTAAAAGCGCTGGCTGAAAACTTTAACCAGGAACAAAAGTTCTTTGTTTATGACGATACGGATATAAAAAATATCAGCTCGTTAGAGCCTGTTGATATGAACTATGTAAGCTCTACACTGAACTACAATTTTATTATTATATCCAATAAAAAGTTAAGTGCTGCTGCTGCTAATTACAAAAACTACAGAGCGCAATCGTACAATACTTTACTTACGTTTAGTGAAGATTTATATAATCAATTTTCTTATGGCTATGAACATCCATTGGCTGTTAAACATTTTCTTAAATATTTATACACTAACCAAAGTCAAAAACCTGAGTATCTTCTTTTATTGGGAAGAGGCTATCAAAACAATTTGGTAAGAAATAATTTTCAGGATGCTTACAATAAAAATTTAGTTCCTGCCATAGGAGAACCTGCCAGCGATAATATGTTTACCTTTGGTTTAGATGTAAGCAAACCTTATGCACCGGGTATTGCAACCGGACGTATTCCGGCAGCCACCAACCAGGAAGTACAAAACTATTTGGATAAGCTTATTTACTACGAAACCAATCCTGATAGCTTAGCCGATTGGCGCAAGCAGGTTTTGCATTTAAGTGGGGGAAGTGAATCAGAACAAATAACATATACTAACCAAATAAATGGAAACAAAAGCCAGATAAGCACTACTTTTTTTGGAGGTAATGTTACTTCGTTCAATAAAACCTCTTCAGAACCTGTTGAAACTGGTATACGCGAAATATTAATTGGTGAGTTAAACAAAGGAAAAGGTTTAATGACTTTTTTGGGCCACGGTTCTTTAACGGTATTGGATGTAGACTTTGGAGGTATCAACAATATTCAGAACCAAAACAAATACACTTTCTTTTACTTTAACGGATGTAATATAGGTAACGCAAGCGATGCAGACCCTAACGGCACAGGTAACATTTATGGAAAAGATTTTTTAGTAGCCAATAACAAAGGCGCTATTGGCTGGCTGGCACATTCTAACTTAACCTTAACAGGAAGCTTATTTAGCCAGATGAATACCATGTATGGCAACTTAAGTAAAAACATGTATGGTAAAAGCATTGGCCAGATTATAGCACAATCGTTATCGGAAACAACTACTTCGGGAGGCGTATTTGAAATATCGCACTCGTACCAGTTGGTTTACCAGGGTGACCCAGCATTGCGTTTGGCAAGTCCTACTTTACCTGATTATGCAATTACACAGCAAAATATTTTCTTAAGCAATAAAGATATCAATGCACAGGTTGATTCATTTCAATTGAATGCCATTATTAAAAACATGGGTAAAGCCATTGATGATACTTTGCTTGTTACAGTGGAGCATTATTTGCCCAACAACAACTTAATTACCTACGATAGTATTTCACTTATTGCTCCTTACTATATGGATACTTTAAGCTTAAACTTAAAAAGTTTTGGTAGCAGCATGGTTGGTAACAATACATTTAAAGTAATAGTTGATAAACGTAACAGTAAGACGGAGGCTAATAAACAAAACAACAGTGAAAGCACTACTGTGTTTATTCCGGGTAGTGGTTTAAATATATTAAGTCCACTTAACTATGCTTTACATAATTCTGATTCGGTTGAATTAATTGCTCAGAACAATGATTTATTAGCTAAAGATAAAGAATATATTTTTGAAATTGACAGCTCTTTAAACTTTAATACAAGCTCTACTTTTTACCAAACATCGGGTATTATCAAGTTTAACGATTTAGCCAAATGGAAAATAAAACTAGCCGCTAATGACTCAATAGTTTATTATTGGAGAGCCCGGTTTAACTTACCCGCAAACCAGGGAGGAGCATGGGTAAGTGCTTCATTCACAAAAATACAAAACAGTACTTTCGGATTCAGGCAAAGTGCATTTGACCAATACTCCAATACTAGCTTCAATGAAGAAACGATGTTTAACAGTGTAAAAAAACGACTTGAATTTGCTGACAATGAATTAAACCTTGGAATGCAAAATAAACGTTTTGACCATAGAAATATGGGAGTTATAATACCATATCAATTAAATGCTGGCGTTGGTTCTTGTATATCACAAGGAACAGTTGCTCTTGTTTTTGAACCTTACCAAGCTGAAATCCCTTATGAACTACCTAATTACCCTTTTAATTGTGCATTTGTTCAAAGTAATAAAACCAATAGAAGTTACCGTTATTATCCATTTGATACAAGAACCGTTGGTGGTAGAGAAGAATTTAGAACATTTATAGACAGTATTCCTTCGGGTTATTATGTGGCTATCTTTTCAAGGTATGATAGTGGGATAGACCATTGGGATACTGCTACTTTAAATAGTTTATCAAAAATTGGTGCTACTAAAATATCTCAAATAAAAAGTAAAAATACAGCCTGGGCTATTATAAGTATGAAAGATGCACCTATTAATTTTGCTGCTGAAGATACGGTGAATAATGACTCGCTGGGAGCCTTAGTTGACCAGGGAATGGTAAGCTTACCACCTGCAGCCAATCAACCTCAGGATACCCGTTTCATTAAAATAATAAAACCTTTGGTTACCAAATGGTACAGAGGTAGTATTGTATCAAAACCATTCGGGCCGGTAAATAGCTGGAGCAAATTATTATACTCTTTTGATGAAACGGATGTTTCCCCTAACAGCAAATACCATATTGATATTATTGGTGTAAATAAACAAGGAGCTGATACTTTAATTTATACAAACATTACATCATCAAATGTAGACCTGAGTTTAATAGATGCCAAGTTGATACCTTACTTGAAACTTAAAATTGATATGGAAGACAGTACCAAACGTACTCCACAACAATTTGGTTACTGGCAAATTGAAGCTACGCCTGCTGCCGAAGCTAAGTTATCACCTAATTTAGTGTTTACCGTAAAAAACAATCCTATTGAAGAAGGCGATAGTTTATTGGTAGAAATTGGTATTGAAAATATTGGTAAAATTACTTTCGATACCGCTAACCTGAACATAAAAATAGTAGATGAATCGCGTGTTACCAAGTACCAGTCCAATGACACTATTTTACCTTTGGCTATAAACAGCAATTATACATTTAGCAAAAAGCTTCCTACCTTGGGATTAAGCCAAAACAACCAGGTTCAGTTTACGCTTAATAATGAGAAAACTGTACAGGAGTTAACGTATATAAACAATTATATAAGCACTAATTTAACGGTTACTAATGATAACAGTAACCCGTACATAAGTGTAACTTTTGACGGGGTAAAAATTATGAGTGGTGATATTGTTTCGCCACAGCCAACTATACAAATTACCTCGACTGATAACAATAAATTTATACTCCAAAACGATACGAGTAAGTTTAGCTTATGGATAAAGAAACAAAGTAATTTTGACTTTGAAAAAATTTATATCAACAACAGCGATGTGCAGTTTATTCCTGCATCGGATAAAAACAACAAAGCTACTTTAATATATAAACCTAAAAACTTAGCAGACGATACTTATACTTTAAAGGTACAAACAGCAGATGCGGTAGGCAATAAATCTGGCTCTAACGATTATGAGGTAAACTTTAAAGTAATTAACAAATCAACCATCACTAACTTTTTCCCCTATCCAAATCCGGGTACTACCAATATCAGGTTTATATTTACATTAACCGGTAGCAAAACGCCCGATGATTTATTGATACGTATTATGACCATTACCGGTAAAGTAGTAAAGGAAATAACCCGGCAAGAGTTTGGTGCTATTAAAATAGGTAATAACATAAGCGAATATGCTTGGGATGGAAACGATATGTATGGTGACCGATTAGCAAACGGAGTGTATTTATACCAGGTAATTACCCGTATAAATGAAAGGAGTATTGAAACCAGTAAATCAAACGCTACTGATAAATACTTTACGGAAGGGGTAGGAAAAATTTATTTAATGCGGTAA
- a CDS encoding LamG domain-containing protein — MNKTYWILIVLFFACTKEEKNNTAVLPDIVTGKVIDIALDGSVPIDAISNKAGIPYNTIPATNRHNEANKAMLFNAADSALVDFGDLEAASFTSHQFTISCWAYLTDTAKPCAILSKRSAFGGFEYSIDNHFKAKKYFSFDNWIESGTNTVYGIDPFNASAPVILNSWQHIAYVGTESQLQVYVNGVLQNGTDQRQAFSFSNTDKHFVIGNGGGYGKNYFFNGAIDDIKIYNKVLDLSAIQVLAAQ, encoded by the coding sequence ATGAATAAAACTTACTGGATACTTATTGTTTTATTTTTTGCTTGTACCAAGGAGGAGAAAAATAATACCGCTGTTTTGCCAGATATAGTAACGGGTAAAGTAATTGATATTGCTTTGGATGGCTCTGTTCCTATAGATGCAATTTCCAATAAAGCTGGTATTCCTTATAATACAATTCCTGCCACTAACAGACACAACGAAGCCAATAAAGCCATGTTGTTTAATGCAGCCGATTCTGCTTTGGTTGATTTTGGTGATTTGGAAGCGGCATCCTTTACCAGTCATCAGTTTACCATTAGTTGTTGGGCTTATTTAACAGATACTGCCAAACCTTGTGCTATACTCAGTAAAAGAAGTGCTTTTGGCGGATTTGAATACAGTATCGATAATCATTTTAAAGCCAAAAAATATTTTAGTTTTGATAATTGGATAGAGAGTGGAACCAATACGGTGTATGGCATTGACCCTTTTAATGCTTCAGCTCCTGTAATATTGAACAGTTGGCAACACATTGCTTATGTTGGCACAGAAAGCCAGTTACAGGTGTATGTAAACGGAGTATTACAAAACGGAACAGACCAAAGGCAAGCTTTTTCTTTTTCAAATACCGATAAGCACTTTGTAATAGGCAATGGTGGCGGGTATGGAAAAAACTACTTTTTTAATGGAGCCATTGACGATATAAAAATTTACAACAAAGTACTCGACCTTTCAGCCATTCAAGTATTGGCTGCTCAATAG
- a CDS encoding DUF423 domain-containing protein: MDINNRMLLRFGLGLCAFSVIMGAFAAHLLKDEITHENIYVFDTGTKYMFYHALAISFLSLSFRKFKQEPFELAISLFIVGIFLFTGSLYALSTQSLWGGESLTFIGGITPIGGIMLILGWVILLTRGLKEEDPMKMRDARKGRKSGRPQRLKDDPIIP; the protein is encoded by the coding sequence ATGGATATTAATAACCGAATGCTACTTCGATTTGGTCTGGGCTTATGTGCCTTTAGTGTTATAATGGGGGCCTTTGCTGCTCACTTACTTAAAGATGAAATTACCCACGAAAATATCTACGTTTTTGATACCGGTACTAAATATATGTTTTACCACGCTTTAGCTATTTCGTTTTTGTCGTTATCATTCAGAAAATTTAAACAAGAACCTTTTGAGTTAGCTATCTCTTTATTTATTGTTGGTATATTTTTATTTACCGGTAGTTTATATGCTTTATCAACCCAAAGTTTGTGGGGAGGTGAAAGCTTAACATTTATTGGTGGTATAACTCCCATTGGTGGTATTATGTTAATTTTAGGTTGGGTTATATTATTAACCCGCGGATTAAAAGAAGAAGACCCAATGAAAATGAGAGATGCTCGTAAAGGCAGAAAATCAGGCCGCCCACAAAGATTAAAGGACGATCCAATTATACCATAA
- a CDS encoding lysylphosphatidylglycerol synthase transmembrane domain-containing protein: protein MFKSKTILIIQYLAFAIISVGLVYYCFGKIDLSTFYNTLLKGNYSILFLVTIVSLVVYYIRIKRWQYLLKSLHYKLAFNTGFASLASCYLVSFVVPRAGEIVRCAITKQTDKIDLTANATSIIFERLVDILCLFILLVSLLGIELFIDTKILLNWIDFNSYVLLIKKYAVLGIIGVVAVGIFLYLNKIQKINQFLIKLWLDIKILLQYATNIGFLAQTLAIWCCYFLMTYLWFFVFESTSQLSLLQALQITLVGSLARSLPLPGGAMGAYHLAVALALNKMHIDNETALSLAFIIHGFQTVYTFFVGSTSLTWLLLTNKIYRIK, encoded by the coding sequence ATGTTTAAGTCCAAAACCATTTTAATTATTCAGTACCTTGCTTTTGCAATCATTAGTGTTGGCTTGGTATATTATTGTTTTGGTAAAATTGATTTAAGTACCTTTTACAATACCTTACTCAAAGGCAATTATTCTATTCTGTTTTTGGTAACCATAGTTTCCCTTGTGGTTTATTATATCCGTATAAAACGATGGCAGTATTTATTAAAATCGCTGCATTATAAGCTGGCTTTTAATACCGGCTTTGCTTCATTGGCTTCGTGTTATCTGGTTAGTTTTGTAGTGCCTAGGGCAGGGGAGATAGTACGTTGTGCAATTACCAAACAAACCGATAAAATTGATTTAACTGCCAATGCTACCAGTATTATATTTGAGCGTTTAGTCGATATATTATGCTTGTTTATATTACTGGTATCTCTACTCGGTATAGAGCTATTTATTGATACCAAAATTTTGTTGAACTGGATTGATTTTAACAGTTACGTTTTACTCATAAAAAAGTATGCTGTTTTAGGAATTATTGGAGTTGTAGCTGTTGGCATATTTTTATATCTGAATAAAATTCAAAAAATAAACCAGTTTCTTATTAAACTTTGGCTTGATATAAAAATACTACTTCAGTATGCTACCAATATTGGTTTTTTAGCACAAACCTTAGCTATTTGGTGTTGCTATTTTTTAATGACTTACTTATGGTTTTTTGTGTTTGAATCAACTAGCCAGTTAAGTTTATTGCAGGCATTACAAATTACTTTAGTGGGTTCTTTGGCACGCTCTTTACCATTACCGGGGGGGGCAATGGGTGCTTATCATTTGGCAGTAGCCTTGGCTTTAAACAAAATGCATATCGACAATGAAACAGCTTTAAGCCTGGCTTTTATTATACATGGTTTTCAAACCGTATATACCTTTTTTGTGGGTAGCACTTCTTTAACATGGTTATTGCTAACCAATAAAATTTACCGCATTAAATAA
- a CDS encoding histidine phosphatase family protein, with protein MKTLILMRHAKAETIELGMRDFDRKLAEKGKVDADAIAKLLKKKIPAIDLVITSLAKRTYKTAKIVAENYAYDKADIVPLSELYEAAVDEYLKVIRNIDDSKNTVIIVGHNPTIGAMSSILSGSKILNFKPGAVAAFNLSIDTWKLFKLAEMPTVTSLHP; from the coding sequence ATGAAAACTCTTATTTTAATGCGCCATGCTAAAGCTGAAACCATAGAGTTAGGCATGCGTGACTTTGATAGAAAATTAGCAGAAAAAGGGAAAGTGGATGCGGATGCAATAGCTAAATTGTTAAAAAAGAAAATACCTGCTATTGATTTAGTAATAACAAGCTTAGCAAAACGTACTTACAAAACGGCTAAAATTGTAGCTGAAAATTATGCCTACGACAAAGCCGACATTGTTCCTTTAAGTGAACTTTACGAAGCGGCTGTTGATGAGTATTTAAAGGTAATCAGAAATATTGACGACAGTAAAAATACTGTGATAATAGTAGGCCATAACCCAACTATTGGAGCCATGAGCAGCATATTAAGCGGAAGCAAAATTCTGAATTTTAAACCCGGGGCTGTAGCAGCATTTAACTTATCAATAGATACCTGGAAGCTTTTTAAGTTAGCAGAAATGCCCACCGTGACCAGCTTACACCCTTAA
- a CDS encoding adenylate kinase, whose product MLNIVLFGPPGAGKGTQSEKLIAKYNLVHLSTGDIFRANIKGETELGKLAQSFMNDGKLVPDEVTINMLAAELEKTPDAKGFIFDGFPRTQAQAAALDGLLESKNSGITLMLALEVEEEELKQRLLLRGKASGRPDDQDESIIQKRIDEYNSKTAPVKDFYSAQNKYKGIYGIGEIDAIFNLLCKEIEQAV is encoded by the coding sequence ATGCTAAACATTGTACTTTTTGGACCTCCGGGAGCAGGCAAAGGCACCCAAAGTGAGAAATTAATTGCTAAATACAACTTAGTACATTTATCAACTGGCGATATTTTCAGAGCCAATATTAAAGGAGAAACCGAATTAGGTAAATTAGCCCAAAGTTTTATGAACGATGGTAAACTGGTACCTGATGAAGTAACCATTAACATGTTAGCAGCCGAGTTAGAAAAAACACCTGATGCCAAAGGATTTATTTTTGACGGATTTCCACGTACACAAGCACAAGCAGCCGCTTTAGATGGTTTATTGGAAAGCAAAAACTCAGGTATTACTTTAATGCTGGCTTTAGAGGTGGAAGAAGAAGAGTTAAAACAACGTTTGCTGCTTAGAGGTAAAGCCAGTGGCAGACCTGATGATCAGGACGAAAGCATTATTCAAAAAAGAATAGACGAGTATAATAGTAAAACAGCCCCTGTAAAAGACTTTTACAGTGCACAAAACAAATACAAAGGCATTTACGGAATTGGCGAAATTGACGCCATATTTAATTTATTGTGCAAAGAAATCGAACAAGCGGTCTAA
- the obgE gene encoding GTPase ObgE produces the protein MSDSNFVDYVKICCRTGKGGKGAMHFLRDKRTAKGGPDGGDGGRGGNIILRGNNNIWTLIHLKYRKHVIAQPGGNGDAGLRHGSDGKDEYIEVPLGTVARDAETNEVLFEITENGQEAIILKGGRGGLGNYHFRNAVNQNPRYSQPGEDGKEEWKILELKVLADIGLVGMPNAGKSTLLSVVSAAKPEIADYPFTTLVPNLGIVEYRDYKSFVMADIPGIIEGASQGKGLGTRFLRHIERNATLLFMVPVTSPNIKEEYKILLKELKSYNKELGVKKRLLAITKCDLVDEAQLKEIKKELPRVPHIFISAAANLHIDKLKDKLWEMINE, from the coding sequence ATGTCAGATTCAAACTTTGTAGATTACGTTAAAATATGCTGCCGAACAGGAAAAGGTGGTAAAGGAGCCATGCACTTTTTGCGCGATAAAAGAACTGCAAAAGGTGGACCCGATGGTGGAGATGGGGGGCGTGGTGGCAATATTATTTTACGTGGCAATAACAATATTTGGACACTGATTCACTTAAAATACCGCAAGCATGTTATAGCCCAACCAGGTGGTAATGGCGATGCTGGTTTACGCCACGGTTCAGATGGTAAAGATGAATACATTGAAGTTCCATTAGGCACTGTTGCCCGCGATGCGGAAACCAACGAAGTTTTATTTGAAATAACAGAAAATGGCCAGGAAGCCATTATACTAAAAGGCGGACGCGGAGGCTTGGGTAATTACCATTTTAGAAATGCAGTAAACCAAAACCCACGTTACTCGCAACCGGGCGAAGATGGAAAAGAGGAATGGAAAATTTTAGAGCTGAAAGTTTTAGCTGATATTGGTTTGGTAGGTATGCCTAATGCCGGTAAATCAACCTTGCTTTCCGTTGTTTCAGCTGCTAAGCCTGAAATAGCCGATTATCCGTTTACTACATTGGTGCCAAATTTAGGTATAGTAGAATACCGCGATTACAAAAGTTTTGTAATGGCTGATATACCCGGAATTATAGAAGGTGCAAGCCAAGGTAAAGGTTTAGGCACACGCTTTTTACGCCATATTGAGCGTAATGCTACGCTCCTGTTTATGGTACCCGTTACCAGCCCTAATATTAAAGAAGAATATAAAATACTGCTAAAAGAGCTTAAATCGTATAACAAAGAGTTAGGTGTAAAAAAACGCCTGTTAGCTATTACTAAATGTGACTTAGTGGACGAAGCACAATTGAAAGAAATAAAAAAAGAGCTGCCTCGCGTACCTCATATTTTTATAAGCGCTGCAGCTAACTTACATATTGATAAGTTAAAGGATAAGCTTTGGGAAATGATTAATGAATAA